Within the [Limnothrix rosea] IAM M-220 genome, the region GATGCGGGTCGGACTTTGACGGATTTGATTACGGCTTTGGAAGCAGCCGATCTTGAGCAGGCTCCCCTCCAGCCCAATCCTTTAGCCACGCGCAAAGTTGCAGAGCAGGGTTTGAAAGCAGCTTTTCAGGTGAGCTGGGAGCAGTTGCCGCAGCTTGATGCTTCAGCGCAACAGTTGGCGAGGGTTTTGGGTTTGTTTGCGCCTGTGGATGTGCCGTGGGAGCTTGTCAAAATGGTCGCGGAGGCTTATCCGGTAGAGTTGCCACCAGTGCCGCCGCCTCGACGAAGTTTGTTTAAAAGATTGTGGGATTGGTTGCGCAGTCTGTTTGGCGATCGCCTCGAATCTGAGATTAAAATCAAACGCCCAATTCAACCGATTCGAAATTTATCAGAAGCACGGTGGGCATTGACTCGCACAAGTTTGCTGAGAACGCTCCAACCGAATGAGACATACCGAGTACATCCGCTCTTACACGAGTTTTTCCAGCTGCAATGGAATGAAAAAACAGATCGACAGGGTTGGGAAATGGCATTTGGGAAAGGATTAAGTCGGAAGGCTGAAGACATTCCCCAAGAGCCAACATGGGAACAGCTCGAAAATTTACGACCACTCCGACCTCACTTCGATAAGGCGATCGACCTCCTGACAGCACTACGGAAAAATAAAAATAACTATTTCTACAAGGCTCTACAAAGACGATTTTACGAACAATTGTCTTCATGCCAGACAGGTGTTGCACGTCTAAGTCAACTTCCAATCTTTATCAAAACTCATACTCAAGCACAGAAGAAATATCAAGTTGCTAAAAATTCATTAAAGCAAGGTCAACAAGAGACAGCAGAAAAAGAATTTGAAGAGGCAATTGCTCTCTACGAAACGGCGATCGCTCAAGGTCGTCAAGCATTAGGTGAAAATAGTCTAATTTTGGCGAATTATTTATATAAACTCGCAGATATATTTTTTGAAAGAGGTCGTTTTGTTGATGGTATTTCTTATGCTAAAGAAGCCATCAAGGTTGCTGAGGCGAAGGCTAGTCCTAAAACGTTAGCTAATTATTTAAACACGTTGGGCTTGCTTTATGATAAACAACATCAATATCCTGAAGCCGAGTCTTGTTATCAGCGAGCACTCTCAATTAGAGAACAGATATTTGGAAAGAACAGTGTTGATATTGTGCAGATTCTTATCAATCTTGGTAGATTGCAAACTGTGACGAAAAAGTTTCCTGAAGCAAAACGTCTTTATCAACGAGCATTATCCATTCGTAAAAAGCAATGGGGCGGGGCAGATCATACAGATATTGCAGATATCCTTAACCACTTTGCAGCTTTTTATATTGACCAAAGACTATATGTTAGAGCAGAACCTTTCTGTCAACAGTCTTTAGAAATCCACGAAGCTGTATTAGAAAAAAACAACCCTAATTTTGCTGAAGTACTTAATAATTTTGCTGTGCTCTGTGACAACCAAAGAAAGTATTCTAGAGCAAAATCCCTCTACTTACGATCTATAGAAGTTACTGAAAAATACTTGGGAAATATGCATCCACTTGTAGCTCATAAGATTAGTAATTTAGGAGTAATGTATTATAAGCAAGGAAAATATTTTGAGGCGCAAGAACTAATGCTACGCAGCTTAAAAATACGTCAGAAGACTCTTGGAAAAAAGCATCCTGAAACTAGATACACTCAGAGATGGCTTGATGATATTCAATCAGCTATATCTAAAAAGTAAATCGTAGATTGACCATTTAGAATCCCTTAATACGAAAATAAAATCTATGCAAACCATTCAAGCAGAAGTCACAGTTTCGGATAATAGAAGACTAGAAATTGACCTTCCAGAAGATGTTCAAGCTGGAACCTATCAAGTTGTTCTTGTTCTCAATCCTCAACCCCAGCAAGGAAAAGCCACAACTCCCCATAAACTTAATGACGCAGCAGGGAAATTAAAGATTTTCAGCCAAGTCGATCCAGGGCAATGGCAACGACAAATCAGAGATGGATGAGATGAAGTTCAACTGCCTCATTAATACCAACACAAGAATGATCCAATTTACTTCAGCAAGCTATGTTAAAAGAAGAGTCTTCTTAGGGCGGCTATAACGATGGAAAGCATTACAATTACCGTATCACCAGACATTGCTCAAGCATATAACAGAGCAGATGCAACCCAACAGGCGCAACTTCAACAACTCATTACAGCTTTTTTCTCTCAGACATCTTCTCAGACATCTATTGACGATCCTTTGGGGGAAATTATTTACAACTTACAAACACAAGCCGCGGCGAATGGACTGACTCAAGAAATTCTAGACGACATTTTGCGAGATGTCTAAACCGCGGGTCATCCTCGATACGAATACCCTCGTGAGTGCTGTCTTAATACGCGGCTCAGTCCCAGATCAAGTCCTGAAAGCAGCGAGAAGAAAATCAATCTTGTTATTTTCGGAAACAACTTTTAGTGAATTGAGCGCCGTTTTGCAACGTCCAAAATTTGACCGATATGTCCCCAAAGAAGAACGATTAAAGCTTTTGGTAATTTTGCAACAAAAATCCGTCAAGGTTCAAGTCAAGGCACAAATTCAGGATTGTCGAGATCCGAAAGACAACAAATTTTTAGAACTAGCAGTCGATGGTCAAGCAGATTACTTAATTACTGGTGATCAAGATTTACTGGTTTTACACCCCTTTCGTAAAATCAAAATCATTACCCCAGCTCAATTTCTTGATGAGAACCTGAATTGATGAGAAGCAATCGGCGATCGCCTACTTCACTTTCCTAGATTGAGAAAACTTGCGGAGGTTTTGCCAGAAATCGCTAAGATGTAGAGCAATTCTGGTTTAAGCAACTGCATCATGGATTTAAAATCTCTCATCCGCGATATTCCTGATTTTCCGAAGCCCGGCATTTTGTTTCGGGACATCACGACGCTTCTGAATCACCCCGAAGGAATGCGCTACACGATGGATGCGTTGACTCAGCTTTGCATTGAAGCAAACCTTAAACCGGATCATGTGGTGGGCATGGAGTCGCGGGGTTTTATTTTTGGGCCGACCCTTGCTTATAATCTCAACGCTGGTTTTGTACCTGTTCGTAAACCCGGTAAGTTGCCTGCGGCGGTTCATTCTGTTGAATATGAGCTGGAATATGGCACTGACACCCTCGAAATGCACCAA harbors:
- a CDS encoding tetratricopeptide repeat protein, whose protein sequence is MDNLEDGVEKEKFVGRDEDLNRIDELFRVRCRGQKNLLPMVLITGMAGVGKSELALQYAKLKRQNEEFAGRYAYLSAANFVEDLQDFLMRSPILETPRLMDCSQPKTKAQAAWELWAEYCEEVSGQGLIVIDDVTSYGQQIRDFLPKQTAEKSPFRFVLTSRDRWEDLPFFELEELSLGAAKRMFCNAVGERHQNRVEGQMATVESLCRRLGCLPLALALTGSWLGVADAGRTLTDLITALEAADLEQAPLQPNPLATRKVAEQGLKAAFQVSWEQLPQLDASAQQLARVLGLFAPVDVPWELVKMVAEAYPVELPPVPPPRRSLFKRLWDWLRSLFGDRLESEIKIKRPIQPIRNLSEARWALTRTSLLRTLQPNETYRVHPLLHEFFQLQWNEKTDRQGWEMAFGKGLSRKAEDIPQEPTWEQLENLRPLRPHFDKAIDLLTALRKNKNNYFYKALQRRFYEQLSSCQTGVARLSQLPIFIKTHTQAQKKYQVAKNSLKQGQQETAEKEFEEAIALYETAIAQGRQALGENSLILANYLYKLADIFFERGRFVDGISYAKEAIKVAEAKASPKTLANYLNTLGLLYDKQHQYPEAESCYQRALSIREQIFGKNSVDIVQILINLGRLQTVTKKFPEAKRLYQRALSIRKKQWGGADHTDIADILNHFAAFYIDQRLYVRAEPFCQQSLEIHEAVLEKNNPNFAEVLNNFAVLCDNQRKYSRAKSLYLRSIEVTEKYLGNMHPLVAHKISNLGVMYYKQGKYFEAQELMLRSLKIRQKTLGKKHPETRYTQRWLDDIQSAISKK
- a CDS encoding putative toxin-antitoxin system toxin component, PIN family, producing the protein MSKPRVILDTNTLVSAVLIRGSVPDQVLKAARRKSILLFSETTFSELSAVLQRPKFDRYVPKEERLKLLVILQQKSVKVQVKAQIQDCRDPKDNKFLELAVDGQADYLITGDQDLLVLHPFRKIKIITPAQFLDENLN
- a CDS encoding adenine phosphoribosyltransferase; the encoded protein is MDLKSLIRDIPDFPKPGILFRDITTLLNHPEGMRYTMDALTQLCIEANLKPDHVVGMESRGFIFGPTLAYNLNAGFVPVRKPGKLPAAVHSVEYELEYGTDTLEMHQDAVGEGNRILIVDDLVATGGTAKATADLLTKVGCEILGYVFVVELMALKGRDRLPDAPVLSLVQY